The segment aaaataatcttgagccAAAATCAAGCGAAGGAgaaaattccaatatatatttttttacttcatatatatataaatcccaatttttcatagtgagtcaattataggcattgtattcaaacatgttcagatacccaagaattctaattatagttttatttaagagacttgTATTGCTACCAAATTtgcctttataataaaatctatctatttctcattctttgattgtgacaatcaatttcggcttgtttaaatttgaatctaaatgatttgttgatagaaattgaagaaaattatttaaagaacagAAATGTAAtgcataatcaatttttaaaaaaatcattctcgcttgtttttatgttgcaagccatatatttcaataaaaaaatggatttatgggTTATTGATATAGAAAAATTGGCTATAACAACACTCATACTTTCTGTCTATAAGCAAAAATTCGTTTCAAGAATGAGATTTGATCTTGTTGAATCCCTCTTCTTCAGTCCTTATTCTAGCTACTAAAGAAGtttaaatactgttttaatttatttcttctaataattaaagtatttaacaaaattaggtTTACCCCTTTCTTTTCTGTAACACTAACATaaaccatttgatttttaaaagaagttccAATTCAAAACTACTATGTACCATATCATTAAAGGAGgtcattatttttgacattttctcaatttcaatattcccgacaaattgtaaaaataccaAGTTCATGATAAACCGTTGCTGATTATCTAAGAGTTTgatgaattcataattatataaaatatatttgtgaaaaaatccaGTAATAATGAGGAGAATctcaatttcatttcaaaactttgtattcgtgcatatgaaattataagaaataaatgaaatttgtctCAAGTAGGATCTGATATTGGGAGATCATTAACAATCAATATGAAATCGATGAAAACGATGGAGATAAGTGTAGACTCTTTAAGAAAATGAGGCaagtattagtttttaaataaatatatgtttatattttgtctgttttttcttATAGGTACAtagtaacaatatatgtattatgtgtgaattgaagaaaatagagTAATCATTTATTTGGCATAAGAGGGAAGATATTGGGCCAAAGGAGCGGGAGCACCATAACCCGATCCAGCACCATCACCAGTAGAGGCTTCAGGAAGTTCAGTGACAATATCAGCAACGAATCCACTGTCTCCTTCAACGGTATAAGACACAGTCATGATTTTTCCATCAGCAAGCTTGACCTTGTATTCACCAGAGACGATTCCACCTTCAGCTTGTTCCTCAGCACTGAAGTCATTTCCGGATTCAGCATCAAGAACAGCGTAGTTGAAAGCATAAGGAGGAGTTGGTTCAGGGGCAGCAGGTTCAGCTTGTCCAGCAGCAGCATAGGTTGGTTGAGGAGCAGTTGGTGCTCCATAAGCAGGTTGAGGTGGAGGAGGTGGTGGTGGTGCTCCGTAGGATGGTGGGGGTGCTCCATATGAGGAAGGAGCAGATGGAGCTCCTTGAGCAACGGCAAAGGCAAGACAAAGAGTAGAAGCAAgcttgaaaaacattttgatggAACTCTGAACGATCTTCAAATGATGATGAACTGAAGATGATCTTGTCTTTTTATATCCATTCCTTGCTACATGAAAATTTGTGACGCTTCTTCTTTACTACTTGTTTGACCCGTTTTGTTCGAGCGCTCATTTTAAGGCAATTTTaacccaaaaaacaaaacaaaaacgtacaacaatgaattaaataataatcataccaAGGGTAGTAGAATTTCTGCGATTGATTTAACAAGGAAAAACTTAAGTTGAGTTCATTTCCAATTGAAAGGGCAATTTCTTCTGTTGATAaagcaaaattagaaaataaaccatttttggaTATGGATCAATAATGGTTTTGacgttttatgtttttcttttaaggttaaaaacaaGAACTCTGGAttttatattgttcatatatataacaactttttgaattgttttacaaaattcataaattactcaaaaatacatatatgttgtgcgttaacataaaaataatcttgagccAAAATCAAGCGAAGGAgaaaattccaatatatatttttttacttcatatatatataaatcccaatttttcatagtgagtcaattataggcattgtattcaaacatgttcagatacccaagaattctaattatagttttatttaagagacttgTATTGCTACCAAATTtgcctttataataaaatctatctatttctcattctttgattgtgacaatcaatttcggcttgtttaaatttgaatctaaatgatttgttgatagaaattgaagaaaattatttaaagaacagAAATGTAATgcataatcaatttaaaaaaatcattctcgcttgtttttatgttgcaagccatatatttcaataaaaaaaatggatttatgggTTATTGATATAGAAAAATTGGCTATAACAACACTCATACTTTCTGTCTATAAGCAAAAATTCGTTTCAAGAATGAGATTTGATCTTGTTGAATCCCTCTTCTTCAGTCCTTATTCTAGCTACTAAAGAAGtttaaatactgttttaatttatttcttctaataattaaagtatttaacaaaattaggtTTACCCCTTTCTTTTCTGTAACACTAACATaaaccatttgatttttaaaagaagttccAATTCAAAACTACTATGTACCATATCATTAAAGGAGgtcattatttttgacattttctcaatttcaatattcccgacaaattgtaaaaataccaAGTTCATGATAAACCGTTGCTGATTATCTAAGAGTTTgatgaattcataattatataaaatatatttgtgaaaaaatccaGTAATAATGAGGAGAATctcaatttcatttcaaaactttgtattcgtgcatatgaaattataagaaataaatgaaatttgtctCAAGTAGGATCTGATATTGGGAGATCATTAACAATCAATATGAAATCGATGAAAACGATGGAGATAAGTGTAGACTCTTTAAGAAAATGAGGCaagtattagtttttaaataaatatatgtttatattttgtctgttttttcttATAGGTACAtagtaacaatatatgtattatgtgtgaattgaagaaaatagagTAATCATTTATTTGGCATAAGAGGGAAGATATTGGGCCAAAGGAGCGGGAGCACCATAACCCGATCCAGCACCATCACCAGTAGAGGCTTCAGGAAGTTCAGTGACAATATCAGCAACGAATCCACTGTCTCCTTCAACGGTATAAGACACAGTCATGATTTTTCCATCAGCAAGCTTGACCTTGTATTCACCAGAGACGATTCCACCTTCAGCTTGTTCCTCAGCACTGAAGTCATTTCCGGATTCAGCATCAAGAACAGCGTAGTTGAAAGCATAAGGAGGAGTTGGTTCAGGGGCAGCAGGTTCAGCTTGTCCAGCAGCAGCATAGGTTGGTTGAGGAGCAGTTGGTGCTCCATAAGCAGGTTGAGGTGGAGGAGGTGGTGGTGGTGCTCCGTAGGATGGTGGGGGTGCTCCATATGAGGAAGGAGCAGATGGAGCTCCTTGAGCAACGGCAAAGGCAAGACAAAGAGTAGAAGCAAgcttgaaaaacattttgatggAACTCTGAACGATCTTCAAATGATGATGAACTGAAGATGATCTTGTCTTTTTATATCCATTCCTTGCTACATGAAAATTTGTGACGCTTCTTCTTTACTACTTGTTTGACCCGTTTTGTTCGAGCGCTCATTTTAAGGCAATTTTaacccaaaaaacaaaacaaaaacgtacaacaatgaattaaataataatcataccaAGGGTAGTAGAATTTCTGCGATTGATTTAACAAGGAAAAACTTAAGTTGAGTTCATTTCCAATTGAAAGGGCAATTTCTTCTGTTGATAaagcaaaattagaaaataaaccatttttggaTATGGATCAATAATGGTTTTGacgttttatgtttttcttttaaggttaaaaacaaGAACTCTGGAttttatattgttcatatatataacaactttttgaattgttttacaaaattcataaattactcaaaaatacatatatgttgtgcgttaacataaaaataatcttgagccAAAATCAAGCGAAGGAgaaaattccaatatatatttttttacttcatatatatataaatcccaatttttcatagtgagtcaattataggcattgtattcaaacatgttcagatacccaagaattctaattatagttttatttaagagacttgTATTGCTACCAAATTtgcctttataataaaatctatctatttctcattctttgattgtgacaatcaatttcggcttgtttaaatttgaatctaaatgatttgttgatagaaattgaagaaaattatttaaagaacagAAATGTAATgcataatcaatttaaaaaaaaatcattctcgcttgtttttatgttgcaagccatatatttcaataaaaaaatggatttatgggTTATTGATATAGAAAAATTGGCTATAACAACACTCATACTTTCTGTCTATAAGCAAAAATTCGTTTCAAGAATGAGATTTGATCTTGTTGAATCCCTCTTCTTCAGTCCTTATTCTAGCTACTAAAGAAGtttaaatactgttttaatttatttcttctaataattaaagtatttaacaaaattaggtTTACCCCTTTCTTTTCTGTAACACTAACATaaaccatttgatttttaaaagaagttccAATTCAAAACTACTATGTACCATATCATTAAAGGAGgtcattatttttgacattttctcaatttcaatattcccgacaaattgtaaaaataccaAGTTCATGATAAACCGTTGCTGATTATCTAAGAGTTTgatgaattcataattatataaaatatatttgtgaaaaaatccaGTAATAATGAGGAGAATctcaatttcatttcaaaactttgtattcgtgcatatgaaattataagaaataaatgaaatttgtctCAAGTAGGATCTGATATTGGGAGATCATTAACAATCAATATGAAATCGATGAAAACGATGGAGATAAGTGTAGACTCTTTAAGAAAATGAGGCaagtattagtttttaaataaatatatgtttatattttgtctgttttttcttATAGGTACAtagtaacaatatatgtattatgtgtgaattgaagaaaatagagTAATCATTTATTTGGCATAAGAGGGAAGATATTGGGCCAAAGGAGCGGGAGCACCATAACCCGATCCAGCACCATCACCAGTAGAGGCTTCAGGAAGTTCAGTGACAATATCAGCAACGAATCCACTGTCTCCTTCAACGGTATAAGACACAGTCATGATTTTTCCATCAGCAAGCTTGACCTTGTATTCACCAGAGACGATTCCACCTTCAGCTTGTTCCTCAGCACTGAAGTCATTTCCGGATTCAGCATCAAGAACAGCGTAGTTGAAAGCATAAGGAGGAGTTGGTTCAGGGGCAGCAGGTTCAGCTTGTCCAGCAGCAGCATAGGTTGGTTGAGGAGCAGTTGGTGCTCCATAAGCAGGTTGAGGTGGAGGAGGTGGTGGTGGTGCTCCGTAGGATGGTGGGGGTGCTCCATATGAGGAAGGAGCAGATGGAGCTCCTTGAGCAACGGCAAAGGCAAGACAAAGAGTAGAAGCAAgcttgaaaaacattttgatggAACTCTGAACGATCTTCAAATGATGATGAACTGAAGATGATCTTGTCTTTTTATATCCATTCCTTGCTACATGAAAATTTGTGACGCTTCTTCTTTACTACTTGTTTGACCCGTTTTGTTCGAGCGCTCATTTTAAGGCAATTTTaacccaaaaaacaaaacaaaaacgtacaacaatgaattaaataataatcataccaAGGGTAGTAGAATTTCTGCGATTGATTTAACAAGGAAAAACTTAAGTTGAGTTCATTTCCAATTGAAAGGGCAATTTCTTCTGTTGATAaagcaaaattagaaaataaaccatttttggaTATGGATCAATAATGGTTTTGacgttttatgtttttcttttaaggttaaaaacaaGAACTCTGGAttttatattgttcatatatataacaactttttgaattgttttacaaaattcataaattactcaaaaatacatatatgttgtgcgttaacataaaaataatcttgagccAAAATCAAGCGAAGGAgaaaattccaatatatatttttttacttcatatatatataaatcccaatttttcatagtgagtcaattataggcattgtattcaaacatgttcagatacccaagaattctaattatagttttatttaagagacttgTATTGCTACCAAATTtgcctttataataaaatctatctatttctcattctttgattgtgacaatcaatttcggcttgtttaaatttgaatctaaatgatttgttgatagaaattgaagaaaattatttaaagaacagAAATGTAAtgcataatcaatttttaaaaaaaaatcattctcgcttgtttttatgttgcaagccatatatttcaataaaaaaatggatttatgggTTATTGATATAGAAAAATTGGCTATAACAACACTCATACTTTCTGTCTATAAGCAAAAATTCGTTTCAAGAATGAGATTTGATCTTGTTGAATCCCTCTTCTTCAGTCCTTATTCTAGCTACTAAAGAAGtttaaatactgttttaatttatttcttctaataattaaagtatttaacaaaattaggtTTACCCCTTTCTTTTCTGTAACACTAACATaaaccatttgatttttaaaagaagttccAATTCAAAACTACTATGTACCATATCATTAAAGGAGgtcattatttttgacattttctcaatttcaatattcccgacaaattgtaaaaataccaAGTTCATGATAAACCGTTGCTGATTATCTAAGAGTTTgatgaattcataattatataaaatatatttgtgaaaaaatccaGTAATAATGAGGAGAATctcaatttcatttcaaaactttgtattcgtgcatatgaaattataagaaataaatgaaatttgtctCAAGTAGGATCTGATATTGGGAGATCATTAACAATCAATATGAAATCGATGAAAACGATGGAGATAAGTGTAGACTCTTTAAGAAAATGAGGCaagtattagtttttaaataaatatatgtttatattttgtctgttttttcttATAGGTACAtagtaacaatatatgtattatgtgtgaattgaagaaaatagagTAATCATTTATTTGGCATAAGAGGGAAGATATTGGGCCAAAGGAGCGGGAGCACCATAACCCGATCCAGCACCATCACCAGTAGAGGCTTCAGGAAGTTCAGTGACAATATCAGCAACGAATCCACTGTCTCCTTCAACGGTATAAGACACAGTCATGATTTTTCCATCAGCAAGCTTGACCTTGTATTCACCAGAGACGATTCCACCTTCAGCTTGTTCCTCAGCACTGAAGTCATTTCCGGATTCAGCATCAAGAACAGCGTAGTTGAAAGCATAAGGAGGAGTTGGTTCAGGGGCAGCAGGTTCAGCTTGTCCAGCAGCAGCATAGGTTGGTTGAGGAGCAGTTGGTGCTCCATAAGCAGGTTGAGGTGGAGGAGGTGGTGGTGGTGCTCCGTAGGATGGTGGGGGTGCTCCATATGAGGAAGGAGCAGATGGAGCTCCTTGAGCAACGGCAAAGGCAAGACAAAGAGTAGAAGCAAgcttgaaaaacattttgatggAACTCTGAACGATCTTCAAATGATGATGAACTGAAGATGATCTTGTCTTTTTATATCCATTCCTTGCTACATGAAAATTTGTGACGCTTCTTCTTTACTACTTGTTTGACCCGTTTTGTTCGAGCGCTCATTTTAAGGCAATTTTaacccaaaaaacaaaacaaaaacgtacaacaatgaattaaataataatcataccaAGGGTAGTAGAATTTCTGCGATTGATTTAACAAGGAAAAACTTAAGTTGAGTTCATTTCCAATTGAAAGGGCAATTTCTTCTGTTGATAaagcaaaattagaaaataaaccatttttggaTATGGATCAATAATGGTTTTGacgttttatgtttttcttttaaggttaaaaacaaGAACTCTGGAttttatattgttcatatatataacaactttttgaattgttttacaaaattcataaattactcaaaaatacatatatgttgtgcgttaacataaaaataatcttgagccAAAATCAAGCGAAGGAgaaaattccaatatatatttttttacttcatatatatataaatcccaatttttcatagtgagtcaattataggcattgtattcaaacatgttcagatacccaagaattctaattatagttttatttaagagacttgTATTGCTACCAAATTtgcctttataataaaatctatctatttctcattctttgattgtgacaatcaatttcggcttgtttaaatttgaatctaaatgatttgttgatagaaattgaagaaaattatttaaagaacagAAATGTAAtgcataatcaattttaaaaaaaatcattctcgcttgtttttatgttgcaagccatatatttcaataaaaaaatggatttatgggTTATTGATATAGAAAAATTGGCTATAACAACACTCATACTTTCTGTCTATAAGCAAAAATTCGTTTCAAGAATGAGATTTGATCTTGTTGAATCCCTCTTCTTCAGTCCTTATTCTAGCTACTAAAGAAGtttaaatactgttttaatttatttcttctaataattaaagtatttaacaaaattaggtTTACCCCTTTCTTTTCTGTAACACTAACATaaaccatttgatttttaaaagaagttccAATTCAAAACTACTATGTACCATATCATTAAAGGAGgtcattatttttgacattttctcaatttcaatattcccgacaaattgtaaaaataccaAGTTCATGATAAACCGTTGCTGATTATCTAAGAGTTTgatgaattcataattatataaaatatatttgtgaaaaaatccaGTAATAATGAGGAGAAtctaaatttcatttcaaaactttgtattcgtgcatatgaaattataagaaataaatgaaatttgtctCAAGTAGGATCTGATATTGGGAGATCATTAACAATCAATATGAAATCGATGAAAACGATGGAGATAAGTGTAGACTCTTTAAGAAAATGAGGCaagtattagtttttaaataaatatatgtttatattttgtctgttttttcttATAGGTACAtagtaacaatatatgtattatgtgtgaattgaagaaaatagagTAATCATTTATTTGGCATAAGAGGGAAGATATTGGGCCAAAGGAGCGGGAGCACCATAACCCGATCCAGCACCATCACCAGTAGAGGCTTCAGGAAGTTCAGTGACAATATCAGCAACGAATCCACTGTCTCCTTCAACGGTATAAGACACAGTCATGATTTTTCCATCAGCAAGCTTGACCTTGTATTCACCAGAGACGATTCCACCTTCAGCTTGTTCCTCAGCACTGAAGTCATTTCCGGATTCAGCATCAAGAACAGCGTAGTTGAAAGCATAAGGAGGAGTTGGTTCAGGGGCAGCAGGTTCAGCTTGTCCAGCAGCAGCATAGGTTGGTTGAGGAGCAGTTGGTGCTCCATAAGCAGGTTGAGGTGGAGGAGGTGGTGGTGGTGCTCCGTAGGATGGTGGGGGTGCTCCATATGAGGAAGGAGCAGATGGAGCTCCTTGAGCAACGGCAAAGGCAAGACAAAGAGTAGAAGCAAgcttgaaaaacattttgatggAACTCTGAACGATCTTCAAATGATGATGAACTGAAGATGATCTTGTCTTTTTATATCCATTCCTTGCTACATGAAAATTTGTGACGCTTCTTCTTTACTACTTGTTTGACCCGTTTTGTTCGAGCGCTCATTTTAAGGCAATTTTaacccaaaaaacaaaacaaaaacgtacaacaatgaattaaataataatcataccaAGGGTAGTAGAATTTCTGCGATTGATTTAACAAGGAAAAACTTAAGTTGAGTTCATTTCCAATTGAAAGGGCAATTTCTTCTGTTGATAaagcaaaattagaaaataaaccatttttggaTATGGATCAATAATGGTTTTGacgttttatgtttttcttttaaggttaaaaacaaGAACTCTGGAttttatattgttcatatatataacaactttttgaattgttttacaaaattcataaattactcaaaaatacatatatgttgtgcgttaacataaaaataatcttgagccAAAATCAAGCGAAGGAgaaaattccaatatatatttttttacttcatatatatataaatcccaatttttcatagtgagtcaattataggcattgtattcaaacatgttcagatacccaagaattctaattatagttttatttaagagacttgTATTGCTACCAAATTtgcctttataataaaatctatctatttctcattctttgattgtgacaatcaatttcggcttgtttaaatttgaatctaaatgatttgttgatagaaattgaagaaaattatttaaagaacagAAATGTAAtgcataatcaattttaaaaaaaaatcattctcgcttgtttttatgttgcaagccatatatttcaataaaaaaaatggatttatgggTTATTGATATAGAAAAATTGGCTATAACAACACTCATACTTTCTGTCTATAAGCAAAAATTCGTTTCAAGAATGAGATTTGATCTTGTTGAATCCCTCTTCTTCAGTCCTTATTCTAGCTACTAAAGAAGtttaaatactgttttaatttatttcttctaataattaaagtatttaacaaaattaggtTTACCCCTTTCTTTTCTGTAACACTAACATaaaccatttgatttttaaaagaagttccAATTCAAAACTACTATGTACCATATCATTAAAGGAGgtcattatttttgacattttctcaatttcaatattcccgacaaattgtaaaaataccaAGTTCATGATAAACCGTTGCTGATTATCTAAGAGTTTgatgaattcataattatataaaatatatttgtgaaaaaatccaGTAATAATGAGGAGAAtctaaatttcatttcaaaactttgtattcgtgcatatgaaattataagaaataaatgaaatttgtctCAAGTAGGATCTGATATTGGGAGATCATTAACAATCAATATGAAATCGATGAAAACGATGGAGATAAGTGTAGACTCTTTAAGAAAATGAGGCaagtattagtttttaaataaatatatgtttatattttgtctgtttttttcttataggtacatagtaacaatatatgtattatgtgtgaattgaagaaaatagagTAATCATTTATTTGGCATAAGAGGGAAGATATTGGGCCAAAGGAGCGGGAGCACCATAACCCGATCCAGCACCATCACCAGTAGAGGCTTCAGGAAGTTCAGTGACAATATCAGCAACGAATCCACTGTCTCCTTCAACGGTATAAGACACAGTCATGATTTTTCCATCAGCAAGCTTGACCTTGTATTCACCAGAGACGATTCCACCTTCAGCTTGTTCCTCAGCACTGAAGTCATTTCCGGATTCAGCATCAAGAACAGCGTAGTTGAAAGCATAAGGAGGAGTTGGTTCAGGGGCAGCAGGTTCAGCTTGTCCAGCAGCAGCATAGGTTGGTTGAGGAGCAGTTGGTGCTCCATAAGCAGGTTGAGGTGGAGGAGGTGGTGGTGGTGCTCCGTAGGATGGTGGGGGTGCTCCATATGAGGAAGGAGCAGATGGAGCTCCTTGAGCAACGGCAAAGGCAAGACAAAGAGTAGAAGCAAgcttgaaaaacattttgatggAACTCTGAACGATCTTCAAATGATGATGAACTGAAGATGATCTTGTCTTTTTATATCCATTCCTTGCTACATGAAAATTTGTGACGCTTCTTCTTTACTACTTGTTTGACCCGTTTTGTTCGAGCGCTCATTTTAAGGCAATTTTaacccaaaaaacaaaacaaaaacgtacaacaatgaattaaataataatcataccaAGGGTAGTAGAATTTCTGCGATTGATTTAACAAGGAAAAACTTAAGTTGAGTTCATTTCCAATTGAAAGGGCAATTTCTTCTGTTGATAaagcaaaattagaaaataaaccatttttggaTATGGATCAATAATGGTTTTGacgttttatgtttttcttttaaggttaaaaacaaGAACTCTGGAttttatattgttcatatatataacaactttttgaattgttttacaaaattcataaattactcaaaaatacatatatgttgtgcgttaacataaaaataatcttgagccAAAATCAAGCGAAGGAgaaaattccaatatatatttttttacttcatatatatataaatcccaatttttcatagtgagtcaattataggcattgtattcaaacatgttcagatacccaagaattctaattatagttttatttaagagacttgTATTGCTACCAAATTtgcctttataataaaatctatctatttctcattctttgattgtgacaatcaatttcggcttgtttaaatttgaatctaaatgatttgttgatagaaattgaagaaaattatttaaagaacagAAATGTAAtgcataatcaatttttaaaaaaaatcattctcgcttgtttttatgttgcaagccatatatttcaataaaaaaatggatttatgggTTATTGATATAGAAAAATTGGCTATAACAACACTCATACTTTCTGTCTATAAGCAAAAATTCGTTTCAAGAATGAGATTTGATCTTGTTGAATCCCTCTT is part of the Lepeophtheirus salmonis chromosome 14, UVic_Lsal_1.4, whole genome shotgun sequence genome and harbors:
- the LOC121129585 gene encoding uncharacterized protein, which gives rise to MFFKLASTLCLAFAVAQGAPSAPSSYGAPPPSYGAPPPPPPPQPAYGAPTAPQPTYAAAGQAEPAAPEPTPPYAFNYAVLDAESGNDFSAEEQAEGGIVSGEYKVKLADGKIMTVSYTVEGDSGFVADIVTELPEASTGDGAGSGYGAPAPLAQYLPSYAK